The following coding sequences lie in one Miscanthus floridulus cultivar M001 chromosome 9, ASM1932011v1, whole genome shotgun sequence genomic window:
- the LOC136480461 gene encoding acyl transferase 15-like — MSAVVRKSSPVVVRPSRPVTKSDTIKLSAFDKVVGKIPVTVLLVFENPIHEPANTIMRALSETLVHYNPFAGRIVAGIDDGGEEDHILCNGEGVAFISASCSNCALKEAIFLDHSPCERALLQELAIYYPAKGCGRADPLLLMQVTEFSCGGFVLGVTWNHVIADGAGMAQFLQAVGELARGLSSPSIIPVRLDDSLPRLPPSMDDALRQVMLTLVPSHLAYLDITVPSRSINLIRAEFGSRFDCQPCTMFEAVCAVLWQCRTRAIMSNSETPAVLMFSANVRKHVGAKPGYYGNCTSCQFLMAPSGTVASADILDLVKMIKRAKEDIPHTSIVNQISILTEANKGQMQQLFGPQLRYNELLVTSWRNLGFEDADFGSGKAARVTSYAAGNTPSSPACIVCPPCQGEGGANVCSAFVKEEHAQAFLQELAKLM, encoded by the coding sequence ATGAGTGCTGTGGTGAGGAAGTCATCACCAGTAGTTGTCAGGCCATCAAGGCCGGTTACAAAGAGCGACACCATTAAACTTTCGGCCTTTGACAAGGTTGTCGGAAAAATACCAGTCACAGTGTTGCTTGTGTTTGAAAATCCAATCCATGAACCGGCCAACACCATAATGAGAGCGTTGTCTGAAACACTTGTCCACTACAATCCTTTCGCTGGTCGCATTGTTGCAGGAATCGATGATGGTGGTGAGGAGGATCACATTCTGTGCAACGGCGAGGGCGTGGCATTCATCTCAGCATCTTGCAGCAACTGTGCCTTGAAGGAAGCCATATTCTTAGACCACTCACCATGCGAAAGGGCGCTTCTACAGGAGCTGGCCATCTACTACCCTGCAAAGGGCTGTGGCCGCGCTGATCCTTTGTTGCTGATGCAGGTGACAGAGTTCTCCTGCGGTGGATTTGTTCTCGGGGTTACCTGGAACCACGTTATCGCCGACGGCGCTGGGATGGCTCAGTTCTTGCAGGCCGTTGGCGAGCTTGCCCGTGGGTTGTCTTCACCGTCTATCATTCCAGTTAGGTTGGATGATTCACTCCCACGTCTCCCTCCATCCATGGACGATGCGTTACGGCAGGTTATGCTGACGCTTGTTCCATCGCACCTTGCCTACCTTGACATCACTGTCCCTTCGAGATCAATTAACCTCATCAGAGCTGAATTTGGCAGTCGCTTCGATTGCCAGCCATGTACCATGTTTGAGGCTGTCTGTGCAGTATTATGGCAGTGCCGAACCCGTGCAATTATGTCAAATTCAGAGACCCCAGCCGTGCTGATGTTTAGCGCCAATGTGCGGAAGCATGTGGGCGCCAAGCCAGGATACTACGGCAATTGCACATCGTGCCAGTTTCTCATGGCACCAAGTGGTACCGTGGCGAGTGCAGATATCTTGGACCTAGTCAAGATGATCAAGCGTGCCAAGGAGGACATACCTCACACATCCATTGTGAATCAAATCAGCATCCTGACGGAAGCCAATAAGGGTCAGATGCAGCAGTTATTTGGTCCACAACTTCGGTACAACGAGTTGCTGGTGACATCTTGGCGAAATCTTGGCTTTGAGGACGCCGACTTTGGTAGCGGGAAAGCGGCTAGAGTGACGTCATATGCAGCAGGAAACACGCCGTCGTCTCCAGCCTGCATTGTGTGCCCGCCGTGCCAAGGCGAAGGCGGGGCCAATGTGTGCTCGGCATTTGTCAAGGAGGAGCATGCTCAAGCTTTCCTGCAAGAACTAGCAAAACTCATGTGA